From Pusillibacter faecalis, one genomic window encodes:
- the tpiA gene encoding triose-phosphate isomerase has translation MNRRYRKTVIAGNWKMNMTATETKKFAEELKKIMPRAKWCDTLICVPACNISVAVKAFKDLRISVGAENVYFEEKGAYTGEISASMLKDLGVKYVIVGHSERRQYFCETDASVNKKVHAVLEAGMSPIICVGESLEQRESGITGEWVTLQVKSALHGVPAEKLRRCIIAYEPIWAIGTGKTATSEQAGEVCSSIRATIRALYGARVARSVTIQYGGSMNPKNAAELLAQPDIDGGLIGGASLKPDQFVEIINAANQEA, from the coding sequence ATGAACCGCAGATATCGTAAAACCGTAATCGCCGGCAACTGGAAAATGAACATGACTGCCACAGAGACCAAAAAATTTGCCGAGGAGCTGAAGAAAATTATGCCCCGCGCCAAATGGTGCGACACCCTGATCTGCGTCCCCGCCTGCAACATCTCTGTGGCTGTAAAAGCGTTTAAGGACCTGCGCATTTCCGTGGGCGCGGAGAATGTGTATTTTGAGGAGAAGGGCGCATATACGGGCGAGATCTCTGCCAGCATGCTTAAGGATCTGGGCGTCAAGTATGTGATCGTGGGGCACAGCGAGCGCCGCCAGTACTTCTGCGAAACCGACGCCTCGGTCAACAAGAAGGTGCACGCCGTGCTGGAGGCAGGCATGAGCCCCATTATCTGCGTGGGCGAGAGCCTGGAGCAGCGGGAGAGCGGTATCACCGGAGAGTGGGTGACGCTGCAGGTCAAGAGCGCCCTGCACGGCGTGCCCGCCGAGAAGCTGCGCCGCTGCATCATTGCCTATGAGCCCATCTGGGCCATCGGCACCGGCAAAACCGCCACCAGCGAGCAGGCCGGCGAGGTCTGCTCCAGCATCCGTGCCACGATCCGCGCCCTGTACGGCGCCCGGGTGGCCCGCAGCGTCACCATTCAGTACGGCGGTTCCATGAATCCCAAAAACGCCGCCGAGCTTCTCGCTCAGCCCGATATCGACGGCGGCCTGATCGGCGGCGCCAGTCTGAAACCGGATCAGTTCGTGGAAATTATCAACGCGGCAAATCAAGAGGCATAA